In Candidatus Chlorohelix allophototropha, the following are encoded in one genomic region:
- a CDS encoding winged helix-turn-helix domain-containing protein, with translation MSENNQTKYTPEAELVISDIETLKVLADPMRQRILEKVCDVPITAKQISANLKIPVTKLYYHLNMMEEHGLVKVVGTRLVSGIVEKQYQASAYFFRLDRSLFDFSKGGSKEGIDLALSTVFDITREEIKESVEKGLITADADNADAHKLTLRRINRAMSDTEAKEFIGKLNELLADWNITDKETKEQDSNKQQFTLTLAFYPVSSEETKQE, from the coding sequence ATGTCAGAAAATAATCAAACAAAATACACTCCAGAAGCAGAACTCGTCATTTCCGATATCGAGACCTTGAAAGTTCTGGCAGATCCAATGCGACAGCGCATATTGGAAAAGGTATGCGATGTGCCGATTACTGCCAAGCAAATTTCGGCAAATCTAAAAATCCCCGTGACCAAGCTTTATTACCATCTCAATATGATGGAAGAACATGGGCTGGTAAAAGTGGTAGGTACTCGCTTGGTATCGGGCATCGTTGAAAAGCAATATCAAGCCAGCGCATATTTTTTTCGCCTCGACCGTTCGCTTTTCGATTTCTCTAAAGGCGGCTCAAAAGAGGGTATAGATTTGGCATTATCAACCGTATTCGATATTACCCGCGAGGAAATTAAAGAAAGTGTTGAAAAAGGGCTAATAACAGCCGATGCCGATAATGCCGATGCCCACAAATTGACTTTGAGACGCATAAACCGTGCAATGTCGGACACTGAGGCGAAGGAATTTATCGGCAAATTGAATGAGCTTTTGGCAGACTGGAATATTACTGATAAAGAAACTAAAGAACAGGACAGTAACAAACAACAATTTACTTTGACATTGGCTTTTTATCCGGTAAGTTCTGAAGAAACCAAACAGGAATAA